A genomic window from Ignavibacteria bacterium includes:
- a CDS encoding DUF1501 domain-containing protein produces MKQNKIKGKQFSEHCGCNGHKDEVEISRRKFLSLSMALSTGLIFSKFGIAKNVAAKNPGLSFMNPLNAQADSVIVLWLAGAPSQFETFSPKTKSKNGGSTKAIQTNVTGIELAENLPLLSQQMEKLTLIRTLTSKEGNHNRASYLMHTSYPPTGVVKHPSFGAITAKELGGAKEFDLPYFVSLTGPSYSAEFLGKEFSPYVIKDVTKPLQNIAKFKDVDDTRFAERMKLLNQMEDSFYKEKGLEDIKEHQLIYEKSVKMMNSPLIKAFDISEEPDVLKKAYGDNNFGKGCLMARRLVETGVKFVEVTLDGWDTHQDNFTRVSNLCKKLDPAFSTLVQDLSQRGMLDRTLVLCMGEFGRTPAINANEGRDHYPDAFACAIAGGGIRGGRVYGETNDDGNQIVSNPVTPGNLFASLSHQLGIDYNKVIHSPQGRPLKYVNEGSVIEELVS; encoded by the coding sequence ATGAAACAAAATAAAATTAAAGGAAAGCAATTTTCAGAGCATTGCGGATGCAATGGCCATAAAGATGAAGTGGAAATATCACGCAGGAAATTCCTTTCGCTGAGCATGGCGCTTTCAACCGGGTTAATATTTTCGAAATTCGGTATTGCTAAGAATGTTGCGGCTAAGAATCCCGGGTTATCATTTATGAATCCACTGAACGCCCAGGCTGATAGTGTAATTGTGCTTTGGTTAGCCGGTGCGCCTTCTCAGTTCGAGACATTTTCACCTAAAACAAAAAGCAAGAACGGAGGTTCGACTAAAGCTATACAGACCAATGTTACGGGTATCGAGCTTGCAGAGAATCTGCCGCTGCTTTCACAGCAGATGGAAAAGCTTACGCTGATAAGGACATTAACAAGCAAAGAAGGCAATCATAACCGCGCGAGTTATTTAATGCATACATCTTATCCGCCTACAGGTGTAGTAAAGCACCCCAGCTTCGGGGCAATCACAGCCAAAGAGCTTGGCGGAGCGAAGGAGTTTGACCTGCCGTACTTTGTAAGCTTAACCGGACCCAGCTACAGTGCGGAGTTTTTAGGGAAGGAATTTTCCCCTTATGTAATTAAAGATGTTACCAAGCCGCTGCAGAATATAGCAAAGTTCAAAGATGTTGATGATACGCGGTTTGCTGAAAGAATGAAATTACTGAACCAAATGGAAGATTCATTTTACAAGGAAAAAGGACTTGAAGATATTAAAGAACATCAGCTGATCTATGAAAAATCCGTTAAGATGATGAACTCACCGTTAATTAAAGCGTTCGATATAAGCGAAGAACCGGATGTACTGAAGAAAGCCTATGGCGATAATAATTTCGGCAAGGGTTGTTTGATGGCAAGAAGACTGGTTGAAACAGGCGTTAAGTTCGTAGAAGTAACGCTTGACGGATGGGACACTCACCAGGATAATTTTACACGGGTATCGAATCTCTGCAAAAAGTTAGACCCCGCGTTTTCAACGCTTGTGCAGGATCTATCACAGCGTGGAATGCTTGACAGGACACTTGTATTATGCATGGGTGAGTTTGGCAGGACTCCGGCAATAAATGCAAATGAAGGACGCGATCATTACCCCGACGCATTTGCATGCGCAATTGCGGGCGGCGGAATCCGCGGCGGCAGGGTTTACGGTGAAACAAATGATGACGGAAATCAGATAGTGTCGAATCCGGTTACACCGGGGAACCTGTTTGCATCGCTTTCTCACCAGCTTGGGATTGACTATAATAAAGTGATACACTCACCCCAGGGCAGGCCGCTCAAGTATGTGAATGAAGGAAGTGTGATTGAGGAGTTGGTAAGCTAA